One window of the Populus nigra chromosome 4, ddPopNigr1.1, whole genome shotgun sequence genome contains the following:
- the LOC133692923 gene encoding uncharacterized protein LOC133692923 translates to MLLLSQAPRGALSAKRRTPLKFVPQNPPLFLNSTKPKFISRKQSTFPLTLAKPEGGLDSTSATKQSLSSNNPPPSPPTPNDTVFVGQEDVPLEGVIQFEKPTSSGRLEKWGRVALLAGGDVLALLLFSAIGRFGHGFSVFDFETLRTADPFIAGWFLGAYFLGGYGEDGRGMNGLSKAAIAAAKSWATGIPLGLIIRAASSGHVPPSTFILVTMGSTGVLLIGWRMLLSRVLSNDESKKNDVYRHGSPFELFELLTSLVRRW, encoded by the exons atgttgctgCTAAGCCAAGCTCCAAGAGGGGCTTTATCGGCCAAAAGACGAACTCCACTCAAATTCGTCCCCCAAAATCCACCATTATTCTTGAACTCTACCAAACCCAAATTCATTTCCAGAAAACAATCAACCTTCCCCCTTACTCTTGCCAAACCCGAAGGAGGTTTAGATTCCACTTCTGCAACCAAACAATCCCTCTCTTCCAACAATCCACCTCCCTCTCCTCCAACGCCTAACGACACTGTTTTTGTGGGCCAAGAGGATGTTCCTTTAGAAGGTGTCATTCAGTTCGAGAAACCCACTTCTTCCGGGCGTCTTGAAAAATGGGG TCGTGTGGCTTTGCTGGCTGGTGGGGACGTGTTGGCTTTGCTCTTGTTCTCTGCAATTGGCAGGTTTGGCCATGGTTTCTCTGTTTTTGACTTCGAGACACTACGCACTGCTGATCCTTTTATTGCTG GGTGGTTTTTGGGTGCTTACTTCCTTGGGGGTTATGGTGAGGATGGTCGTGGAATGAATGGTCTGTCTAAAGCTGCTATTGCTGCTGCCAAATCATGGGCTACGGGGATTCCT CTAGGATTGATTATAAGAGCAGCATCATCAGGCCACGTTCCACCATCTACCTTTATCTTAGTAACAATGGGAAGCACAGGTGTTTTACTTATTGGATGGAGGATGCTATTATCCAGAGTTCTCTCCAATGATGAGAGTAAGAAGAACGATGTATACCGGCATGGCAGCCCATTTGAACTATTTGAg TTGCTCACATCATTGGTACGAAGGTGGTGA
- the LOC133691458 gene encoding RNA-binding protein 1-like: MNIDEAKLFVGGISRETSEETLRNYFSKYGVVSHSLIAKDKITKFPRGFGFVVFSDPSSAARALQDSHVILGRTVEVKKALPKIEKHQHQQQRQHHPHGNQEASNGLGMNSDNSTSAKNNRTKKIFVGGLASSLTEEQFKNYFEQFGRTVDVVVMQDSLTNRPRGFGFVTFDSEESVDKVLLIGSHELNGKRVEVKKAVPKDRINGHIVRSGSNGFIGNGPQLANHPFYGQGYDPCYTSFPVYNDVHGHFYGMSFYGSVYPMVGYGRPGLEVAPMAPVLGAGLFPYSNACLYPVYAHNMSSIRVMEIGGHNRIVEAGVNGEESGSWQQWTRSI, from the exons ATGAATATTGACGAGGCGAAGCTTTTTGTGGGAGGTATATCTCGTGAGACAAGCGAAGAAACTCTAAGAAATTACTTCAGCAAGTACGGTGTCGTTTCGCATTCTCTTATTGCCAAGGACAAAATCACTAAATTTCCAAGAGgatttggttttgttgttttctcTGATCCTTCTTCTGCTGCCAGGGCTCTTCAAGATAGTCATGTTATTCTTGGGAGAACG gtAGAAGTGAAGAAAGCACTacctaaaattgaaaaacaccaGCACCAGCAGCAACGGCAACACCACCCCCATGGTAATCAGGAAGCTAGCAACGGATTGGGTATGAACAGTGATAATAGTACCAGCGCTAAAAACAATAGGACCAAGAAGATCTTTGTGGGAGGTTTAGCATCTAGTCTAACTGAAGAACAGTTCAAAAATTACTTTGAACAGTTTGGTAGGACAGTAGATGTAGTTGTGATGCAAGATAGTTTAACCAACAGGCCAAGGGGCTTCGGATTTGTCACCTTTGATTCTGAGGAATCCGTTGACAAGGTTTTGCTGATCGGTTCTCACGAGTTGAATGGTAAGAGAGTGGAGGTTAAGAAGGCTGTGCCGAAAGATAGAATTAATGGTCATATTGTTAGGAGTGGTTCAAATGGGTTCATTGGTAATGGTCCTCAACTTGCAAATCACCCTTTCTATGGTCAGGGATATGACCCATGTTACACTTCTTTCCCGGTGTATAATGATGTTCATGGTCATTTTTATGGAATGAGTTTTTATGGGAGTGTATACCCTATGGTAGGATATGGAAGACCTGGTTTGGAGGTTGCACCAATGGCCCCTGTGCTTGGAGCTGGACTGTTTCCTTACAGCAATGCCTGTCTTTATCCCGTTTATGCGCATAACATGAGTAGCATCAGGGTTATGGAAATTGGCGGGCATAATCGGATTGTTGAGGCTGGTGTGAATGGTGAAGAATCTGGTTCGTGGCAGCAATGGACACGTTCCATCTGA